TTATAAAATTCGAAATATGATTAATAATGAAACTAATCTGGGTTTGTCTGAAGAAGGCCCACTGATGCACCGGGCTCGTCCGAATCAAAACCATACACAAGTTGCTTATTTTGGATAGCTACTGTCGAATGCTTTCTGCCACCAGCCACCTGTCAGTCGTCACAATAAACCCTAAGAATAATCAATAACTCAAGTGGGATGTGAAAGATATGACTATTTGAATCGGGGGTAACCTTACCAAATGATAGGAGTAAAAAGGAAGATATAAAAAGGTCATCTAGTGATTGATTTGATAATAGTTGACTGCATTCTTATGGAAAAATTTTGTAACATGTCCAGTGTCCACCTCCCAGAGTGACGATAAAATGAGCCATGTACATTCCATTGTTTAGAGCAACTGcagtgtgaaaaaaaaagcaatttagtTTCAAGCTAATTGGTGTGACTCAACTTCAGACTTAACACTATCGTTTTGTCTCTGGATAGAGAACAAAAACTCCAATGCAATGGTCATCTTCTTTGGGATCATTATGACTGTAAGAAACCTTTTTCAAGTCCTTAGAAGCTTGGCATCATTGATTTAACTTCTGATCCTGTTGAACACATTGGTAGAGCTGTCAAGTAGCAATGTGGGCTATTAAGAAAGATTTTCGTAAAATTTGAGTAAGCTTTTATTGAAAGAGATCACTTACTGTGTCTGCTTTAGCCACTTGTTCTAGGCTTCTTCCCTGAGTTTGGGATCGTCTGACGTGACAAATTTATATTCTGCTAATGCTGTTTAACAAACATGGAAACATGAAAATTTTGCATCATCAACccagcatttctttttttttttgagtgGAAGTTTCTTTCTCCATCTATGAATTACGCTACAAAACTGTATGGGCATTATCAGGATATTTTGAACATGATTGATATTAAATACTTGCTAAGTTGCTTTATTTCGACTTTGCTTACATTATAGGCCATCAGAAAATCTGTTCTTCTTGCACATTGCACTCCGCCATGACCGCCATGACTCCGCCCTCCAAATGTGCTAACCCCCCATCTAGCGACGACTGATGAAAGTGAATAGCTATAGCATGCGTACTCggcggtttttttctttcaaatcaataaacaagcttttttagcttttttttaaataaaaagctcTGATTAAGAACCGGCTAAAGCAGACTCAACCTTAttaagtttttcttctgtctagtttactttttaaaaacataataGGCCATGGAAAATAATCTGTGCATTTCCTTTCAAATTCCATTTAAATATACCATATAAAACCCTGATAACTATGAAAGCAACAAATTCCAACCCACTGAAAAGGTTGAAATTGGTTGCTACCATTTACCAGACATGTTACCGGCTTTTTACTTGAGACACGTACTACCAAGTATATGAAGTGTTACATAGAAATTCGGATGGAAACTCAAAATTAAGGTGTtacaagatttttattttaaactagTGAATTAGGAACAATCTGTAAACAAATGGTTTCAGCTGGTCATCAAATTCTATTGCCTTCTTTAAGGTAATTTATGGCATAATTACCTTTACTTTAAGTGTTGTCTGCAAGGGATGAAAAAGCTGTACACCACTATGGAAAGTACAGGTGGCAAGAGATATTTTAGCGTAATGTAGCCTACAGCTGTTACAAGAACATGTGATAAAATAATTGGGCCTAGTGAAAATTATGGGCTAGTATTATACCTGTAAATgcacatatttattttaagtaaCCTTGTCTTAGAGAATCCAAGCTAGAATTACCTTTTTCTAACGTTCAAGTACATCGCAAAGAGTATTGATACAGTGTCACTCAGTGCCGTATAATAGATAGACTATACCGGCGACTGTCAACACGAAAAGCAATTAAGAAAAAGTACTACGACCATCCCTTAtcatattattttataaaaaaaaaaaaaaaaaaaaaaaacaactggcGGAACTCACTTTTTCACGTAACGGCATCACGTTCAATTTCGAGCAGACGGCGTACgaggaataaaaattttcatgcAGTTCGAAATTTTGCTACTAGGAGTCGTTTGTTGCACAATCGAATTATGCACAAATTGCACAATCGAGTCCCCGTCTACTTTAGAAACCgatttaagaaattaaaatcaaagaatagaataaattttctttatgaAAAATGTGGGAAGTAAAATACTAAAGtggaattcaattaaaataacgatatttttttgtttttttgatcaAATATCTTGACTATAGAGTACTTTCCCTAAGTTGCAGACTCGTTTAGTCTCTCGAAGGTGATATATAGGAGGGGGCTTTGAAGCTGCCTGCAAAACTACCTGAAAGATGTACGAAACTATACTTGAACTTGTCGGATTTATCGTATGGGGATTCATTTGCTCCAAGATAATCCACCTGTTTTGGCCCTTGAATTCGGCACCAAAGCCGTCACCTGAAACACCCGCTTCGGCAATAAACACCGACGGAATTCGGAGTGGGCCATCAAGACAATCAGAACAGCAACAAACGGCGACAGATTCCgattatttgttgttaaatTCAAAAGATCAGACTGAagtaaatgagaaaaaaatccatGAGCAATTTGATATTCCGGGAACAATCCCGGAGAGAACTCTGAACCAAATTCTGGATACAttccaagaaaaaatccaagagACAATACCGGACAAGATTCCGGAGCCAATACCTGAGAGAATCCCAGTAACAACTGCTTCCGCAATAAACGCTGGTTTGAATGGGCCGAGCCAACCTGAATTTCAGTCTGAAAAACAACACACGATAATAACAACAGACGATAATTTGTTGCTGAATTCAAAAACCTTGACTGACGAAAGTGAGAAAAAAGTCCATGAGCAAGTTAAGATTCCGGTTGAGAAACTGGAAGCAGTGCCGGAAGGAATACCGGAAAAAATCCCGGATACTTTCCAAGAGAAGATTACAGAAAAAATTCCGGAGACTATTAACCCGACGCAAGACCGATATTTTGATTATCCACTATCATTCTACTACATCAAATCTTCTCATAATACCTATCTTCTGGGCAACCAGCTCATCGGAGAGAGCACCATAGAGGCTTATCAACGTGCCATCTCAAACAAGGTACGATGCCTTGAGCTGGATCTACACGACGGCTATAATGGACCTGTTATATATCATGGCTGGACTTTAACGTCAAAAATAAGCGCAGTTGACGTCTTAAAAGACATTGCTGCAAATTACCAAAAAGATGACCTACCATTGATTTTGGACCTCGAAGATCATCTAAGTGACTTTCAAAGAAATTACCTGAAACGAGAAATGCTGGATATTTTTAAAGATTCTTTGTACTTACAAGATAGTAAAGAATTCAAAAGTCTACCTTCTCCCAACGAACTAAGGGGGAAGATTATAGTGTTggccgacaaaaaaaaatggggctCTCTGGTTAACATTTGTCAAAAAGACGACCACCAGCATGGTGACATCTTCAGCAATAGAAATGTCACCGTAGTTTCATCGCTGTCGGAACACACATTCAAAGGGATATTAAAGtcattaaaagtaaaaattgtcGACCGAATATTTGGAGGATCCGGAAACATTAACCTCGAGCGATTCAGGGACGTGACCAAACGTCGATTGATTCGGGTATATCCTGGCGCAGACCGGCAGTTTTCGGGCAATTATAACCCAATTTCGGCATTGAATGCTGGATGCCAACTGGTGGCACTGAACGTCCAAACCAGAGACTCGCACTTGGCCGTATACGACAGCTTATTTCGAGAAAACGGAAACACAGGTTTCGTCCTAAAACCCGCTACGCTATTGAACCCAGGAGTTTctgccaacaacaaaaggagaatATCAATCAAAGTTATCAAAGGGAAAAATCTAACAACCAGCAAGAAAGTGATAGAGACATATGTTAGTCTACGTATCGAAGGAGTAAAAgcagacgaaaagaaaaatcgcaCGAAAACAGCCAAAAGTGCAGACGGGATAAATTCTGAATGGAATCAAACTTTGCAATTTGATGTGACGAGGTCGGAACTCGATTTCTTAGTCATTAAGGTCAAAGAAACGCAATACATGGGCCTAAAAAATCACACCATTGGAACTCACGCTATACCGATAGCAAACCTGACAGAAGGCTTACAAACTGTTCCACTAGAGGATAAATTTCTAAGAAATCTCAATGCAAGCATCAAAGTGGAAATAAGCATCAAAGACCTGACTTGAAGTGTTGCACCGGACTAATGGATAAATAGAAGACGGAAGGTAGAGGTGAGCAAGGCGAAAGAGAATTTCATCGGGAGTACGTGACCAGTGAAAAACTAAACTGGGAACGAACGATTTCGTGActgtaaactttttttttcctccactctttaataatatttcaacttCTTTCCCACAACGTTTCTACTGAATACGATATCCCTCGGGAATTCTGGTTACTGTATGATTACAACTCGTAATTGTTTTTCAGCCATGTAATACACATAACGTATTTGCACTATttcagttgtttttattttcgagaTATTTGCAAACGCATTTCATCTTTTGaaggatttaaaaatgttcctttTGCCTCGCCTTTTACTGAAAGAGAAATCACTTACACTCATATTTCACAAGACGAGACAGATTACGTACCGAGAAAACCTCAACAGTCCGACTAGTTTAGTTGGAGAAATCGATGTGAATTCTATTAGACTAAAAAAATGACTGTTTCGATcgttaaaaataggaaaagaagtCCGTCAGCTGCTTTGTATGAGACAAAAGAAATCGTTTTACGCTAATTTCGACAGTCCCTCCCCTGCGCGCTCCAAGATAGTACCAACCGAATTAACACATTACACTCGACCTAGTTTTCCCTTTCGTCGGTAAGTCACTAAGAATTATATGTCTGTCTCCAACAGAAAGCGCTTTTTAACGGAAAGTATAATCGAATAACGCCATGATTTGGTGGTGGGTCGTTATACACCAGACTAATGGGGAAAGTGAAggagaaaggaagaaacaacGAAACAAGCCTCTCGGTATATAATCTCATGCACAAATTGCTATGTTGTTCAGTCAGACTTTGTCCAACAAAAACACATCTCCTTCGAATATAGCTAGTCTCAACTTATGATTAATATGGGGTGTGCTAACGTAAGTTAATGGTCTACACTTAATTTTCGAATGACTTGATGATtgcacatttttaaaattatagttAGGAATCAACACAGCGTTCTTCGCTTACCTGCTCTTGCTTCAACTGCCACTTAAATGTGCCAATCCTGTTCGACCTTCCAGTCCAGCTGAATCGAAGAATTCCGGACCGCCAAAGTTGGGTCCAAACCTTGTCCTAATCCACAATTTCTCGCACAACGAAACAAAACTGAGACAGGATTACCAAAATACATTAAACGGAAATGAAGAAGATCAAATTGCGATTGCGAACGAACCTGTTATGACGACAAGTAAGGAAATGCCCCTTGTGCTGCAAGGAGGAAGCTTCGATGATTTCGTGAATCCTCCGCCTCAACTACCTGCACCCGCCACCCATCAGCCATCGCCATCTGTTACTTCTTCTGATTCGGTAGTGGATCTTCCACTGTTTTATCCACCACTGCCAGACCGACCGACCAGCTACGGTACTATTCGTGACACTTTCAATCCTCATCCGGAACGCGGAAACAGCAACTCTCGTCGTCAATCCTCCGGATCCGCTTCCTTCAAACCCAGTATTTTTGGCTTCCCTGTAATATCCAATACACGCGAAAATGTGGGTCATCAAATAAGTTGGTAAGTCAAGGATGTTGGGAGGATGGCATGTACATAATTCGCTTGTTCCGCAAAAAGCATATGATGTTGAAGACTGTTGAGCAGTcgtaaaatttcatttctatattGTTGTAATACTTGAACAATGAAATTAACAATCTGTGTAACCCAATTGGTTGAAATACAATCTTTATGAAAACAATGATTATCATATTACTTTTCAAGTAACAGAAATAAAGCAAGAAATCGTATTAATCCAGGAATCAATGAGCCTATAAGGAGGTTTGATAAGATTAATTTAGAAACATAGACGCACGTATTGCAGTTGCCAGTTGGTTCACTGACCTAGCGgagtaaataaatgttttgacaAACCGGCCGAAGGGGTTATTATTACCTAGTAGTTGGAACTCCaaaaatagttgaaaaattctatttgCTGGAGATTCTCTGGTTACTAAGTCTATCCAATCTACTGAAGTCATAAATAATCCTGAAGAGATTTCACGAAAAATGCTTCATTACAACTCGACTGACTGTCGCAAAAATGGATAACAAGCAAAACTATTGCACAGTTTCTACTCTGCATACCGacaagagaaaaggagaaaccAAAAGCTCATCAGGAAAGGCTAAATAGACTGCTTACTGTAGACGGTATTGCCCTGAGCGCAGGTAGAAGATTAGACGGCTGTTGTTACTCGTAAAAATGTGGAGAAACGAGCCGTTCCGTCAGCTGTTTGGAAGAATAGAAATCGCTAATCGTCTGTCGGTCTTCGGCACGAGTAGCAGAATAACGCGGATGAAATTAATACATCTGCGCTTTCGACCTAATTTTCACTTTCGTCGATTACGTTCGCTTATGGCAGGACAAACGACGTCCCCGGGTAGAATCGTAACGGTCGCCATAATAACAGGTAAGCTAAAAATCATTCCgagatgatttttttgtggTGAGCCTGATCATCCACCAGCGGGGAAAGTGGAGAAAGAACAGACAACAGacgaaaacaaaccaaaagtATTAGTCCCCTATATAAGCCCGCGTTTTGTTTCGTAGTTTAGTCACATTCAAATCGTCTACTGAGCAGCAAGCAACTCCAATATCTTAAAAATGAGATTGCCCAATGTAagttaattattcaaaatattcttttgcAATTAATGACTTTCTACTTACAAATTGATTTCCTTATCAGTCAAGAAGCTATACAGCATTCCTGGCTGTCATCGTTTTTGTGCAACTCACGTCAAGTTTGGCTCAGCCAATTCGTTTGTCCCGTACGGCTGAAGTGGGAACGTCAGGTGGAAATCTGCTCTACGCCAACACTCAGCAACGACCTATGCCCCCTGCTTTGGTTCAGGGACAAGATGAACAAATAACAACAGATGAAACTATGACAGATCTTGAAGATGTTACTAGCTCACCGCTTGTTCCatcaaatgacaaaataatACCTGCTGTAGTTGTAACTGTCAATGAAGACAACAAATTGGTGAGCCCCCAAGTACAGACGGAAGTCCCTGCTTCTCCATCAGCACCAGAAGTTGATCCTCCTCTGTTTTATCCACCACGACCTGTCGAACAACCGAAATACAGACTACCAGCACACTACAGTCCTCCTCTTCAGTCCAAACCACAACCTGCTCGCAGATACAACAGCAATGACAGACTTTTGGGAGAGGCTCCTTTCAAACCCAGCATGTTGGGCTTTCCTCCGATAACCAACACGCGTGAGAATTTGGGTCTCCAAATCAATTGGGCGGCCAAAATTGGTCGAGCCCATCGCTCGTTTTACGATTTCCTGTTGGCTTGAGATAAATGTAATTAATCTTCTAATACTGGTGACTGTTGAGCTTTCGCTAGTAAAGTCAAATTGTTGAAATCTATTCTCTGTGCATGTGAACTGTCAAGAACATCTTTTAAAACACTTTTTCTTATCAAAATTATTCAGTCAagcaaataaattgataaaacaCAAGGGAGAATCACGTTCCTCTATCTCACAAATCACGACCAGCTAATAACACACGCACAAGAACCAAGACAGAAGCTACATGTGACTGttaatctttaaaaaacaaaaccataGCACTCACTTTGGTGAAATGTGATGAatcttttaattcaatttcattcaatttcattcaacGAACATAAAATATGATACTAGAACTAAGAATAACTACCCGACACTTTCAACGGCACCTTCTACCTTCTACCATGCTTCTACGTTTAACACGACGACgccattttaaaaactgagacacaaagagaaaaggggataggcaatcaaataattttgggGGGAGGGATCAGTCGCCATAGTAACTCGAAAACAgctgattttaaaaagcaatAACATTTCTTTGATTGAATTACAACTAAACTAATTaatctaaaattttttattcaaacgtAATAATGTCGAacagtatttttttctgattcttAATGGGAAATAGAAAACACTGGAGTGAAAATAGCATTTTGTTACTGTCAAATAGCCGACTTCAGCCTTTAACGGGTTTTGGGAGTTCCAACAGTTTCAGTTTAAAGTCCATGTTGATTTCCATTCAGGCCGGTTGATACTTTTAGTCCAGACAATCATTTAGCTCTTGATGGAGATCCAGTTTCTTTATTAGTTCCATTTGGTTCCGGAAGGTTCTTGTAATGCTGCGCGATCACAAAGGATTCCGGCAAATCCGGCAGTACCACTTGATACTACTCCGGGGTCAATCGCAATAtcaattatttccattttctgaAAGAGTTCGGGTTGAATAAAAAGATACCTGATTGGGCTGCTGTGCTACTTGTCTGTAAACTTCCGGGTTATGAGTATTAGTAGCCTTCGTCTTGAGTTTGTACTGCCGGATACCCAAACGGGCCAATCGAATCAATCGATACTTGTACacaattaatttgttattCCATTCTCTTGCGATTTCATCACCTATCGGCTGCTGAGGAACATTCCTATCCAGAATTTCATAGTGATAGGGCCCATGGGTAAATCTCTGTTGAGTTTCTGTGGCCCCAGACAAAACTACCGCCACCATAAAGAGGAGAATTGCCTGTGATGtaatcaaatgaattaaaatgccgttacaatttaaaaagaaaatttttccacTTACTACTGCTTTATTCATGGCTAGAATGGCTCATTACTTAAACCCTAACTCAAACAGGAagagaatttgaaattgaaatactTTTGTTATCTCTGAATCAATTGGATTGGATGTTGTTTCTCAGTTCCACGCCAACTTTACACTGATGGTGTTGGTGCAGTACTTGCcactttttaaagttttcacTAAGGGTCCGTAATAAGCGGTGGTGTATAAGATATTCAGTGTAATCCAATGGCGAAGATAAGCGAACAGGGAAAACTGATGATGGAGTTTAGCGTACACACATAAAAGTGAAaccttttataaattattaagAGAAAAGGATGTAGAATGGGGGGTGTGTTGGATGGGTAGACATGTTTATACAGTGCatacatgaaaagaaaaggcattAAGGATAATGATTAGACTATAGGAAACTGTACCTGGTGATaagatttctcttttcttaccGCTTGATATGAATTACAGGCCTACCACATAAAGTCAGCTATAAAAATTTGAGATTCCACTTTCGCCGTAAGGTTTTCCTCAAAAGGAAATATTGTTGTGAGAGTGTTCAATCTGTTGTAGTAAAATTAACGTTTTTATTTACCTACGCGTTTCCCCTACCGggtttttccaaaaatatcaaaaatgttgcattttaaaatagaatattaGTGACACCGAAATATGGGTCGGGATCTCGGAACTTGAACATAAGGAACCGGATACTACATTGAAATGATACACAGTATTATTACACTATATTCAAATGACAAATATAGGTTTGGGTTCCACATGTGTCCATTTGTACCATATTTTTAGACCTTTCTGGAGCGGAATAATTTCAACCCattgaaaatatgtttttctaGAATACGTTTtaacaaactaaaatttttagCGGCGGATTGTACGATACTGCTGTAAACTGAATCATCACGAATGTCTCATCCACTTAACCTAATTCGCCTTGCAaccagaaataaaatgaaaaggggaTAAATATGCGACTGGAAACTGTCACAAAAAACCCACTAAATTTAGGCCATTCGGATGTAACAAACATGCGGGAGAATATGGAAAAGTGGGGAGGGGAGAATATAGTGGGAGTAATGCATCTTATGGCAAGCGGGAGCCGGCAGGGGGCCATTCATAATAAAGACCATTTGCGTAGAGTTTATAGTATTCCAAGGGAAAACCTGAAGTTAGTTGGACGCGTCCCATTTCGCAGAACACAGTGGtggcaaattcaaattttgttttaattaggCTATGGAATTAGTGACTACGGTAGTACTGTCGTCGAATCGAACGCGTTGGGAtgtaaataattcaaattttattaccGTCAACACTACTGAGGTGATGGCAGGTAAAGAAGATTGGGATGACGGCAATCCCATTTTGGCGTTGGTGTTGTTCTCCTTTTGTCTGGCCACCGTCCTGGGCAACGCCTTGGTCATCGCCGCGGTGACCAGGGAACGTTACCTGCACACCGTCACCAATTATTTCATCATGTCACTGGCCGTGGCCGATTGTCTCGTCGGATCCATCGTCATGCCATTCAGCGCCGCCGTCGAAATGCAATCAGACCGGCGCTGGTTATTCGGTCGCGATCTCtggtataaaatttaaaatttacccgTCTAATTTCAATCGTagtatttattcaaatattgacTTTTTCCTGATTGAATTCTCTATTGATAGCGACGTGTGGCACTCGTTCGACGTCCTGGTCAGTACTGCATCCATCTTAAATCTCTGTGTCATCTCCGTGGATCGTTATTGGGTATCgctaaaattagaaattaactAATTAATAATAAGACTAATTGAGGCTAACAAGTATTCAACATAAAGGTTGAAGCTATAATGTTATGCAAATAACTAATATCTTTAATTCGATCGGCAGGCCATAACGGACCCGTTCAGTTACCCGAGTCGGATGACGCCCAAACGAGCCGCTTGTTTCATCGCCCTCGTTTGGGTTTGTTCAATTCTCGTAAGTTTTCCAACAATCGCCTGGTGGAGAGCTGTAGCGGCTAATAATAATTCCGATTTGATGGCCTCATCGTCGACATCCGGCACCAACCAACGAAAGCATCCAGTGCCGGAGCAGTGCGTCTATACCGACGATATCGGATACCTCGTCTTTTCTTCGACCATCTCCTTCTATGGCCCGTTGTCCGTCATGGTCTTCACTTATTACCGAATCTACCGGGCAGCTGTGGCCCAGTCACGATCCCTTCGGCTTGGCACCAAGCGGGTCGTAACTTCTACAGGTGAAATAgtaaaaagaacagaaaaaggacTGGAATCAGGATTGGTGGAAACTGTCGAACCTTTAATGTTGCGCATCCATCGCGGAGGCAGAGCCGCGTCGGAAATTCGTCGATGTGCTGCCGTCGCGGCCATTTTGACCTATGAAATATCCAACCGCCAGCATTCATTTGTCGTTAAAAAATCAACGTTTAACACCACTTACCGCGATGATGTTTTACAAATACCCGATCCATCGTCCAGCATCAAACGAACGATTGGTCGCCGCCATTCCTCACCAGAGGCGGAGATATCCGCACCAAAAACTGCGTTGTCTGTAACTTCATCAGCAGTTGTCGCTAGCGACAGTGAATCCGGACGTTACTTCCCAATCGCTAAACTCAATCTGATCCGCAAACTGTCAAAAATTGCCAAAGAACGTAAGGCGGCTAAGTAAGCTAAAGTTCTATACGAATATTTCTGCATGTTAATTCTattgtgtttaattttgtaaCTGATATACCTTTTAGGACCCTGGGTATCGTGATGGGGGTCTTCGTCGTTTGTTGGTCACCGTTTTTCGTCACAACATTGCTGTCCGCTTTTTGCCAGTCTTGTATTGACGACCCAGAATTAGTCGGCACGATTGTCAATTGGCTCGGATGGATCAACTCGGGCATGAACCCCGTCATCTACGCTTGCTGGTCGCGGGATTTTAGAAGGTTTGTACAATTAATAATAGAGAAAAACGGAGTTCctgattcatttaaaaatttaactcaGAGCTTTTACGAGAATACTGTGCGGATGGAGCCCTCAGCAAGTTGCTAGTTCACCTagcaaa
This region of Daphnia pulex isolate KAP4 chromosome 9, ASM2113471v1 genomic DNA includes:
- the LOC124201678 gene encoding 1-phosphatidylinositol 4,5-bisphosphate phosphodiesterase delta-4-like; amino-acid sequence: MYETILELVGFIVWGFICSKIIHLFWPLNSAPKPSPETPASAINTDGIRSGPSRQSEQQQTATDSDYLLLNSKDQTEVNEKKIHEQFDIPGTIPERTLNQILDTFQEKIQETIPDKIPEPIPERIPVTTASAINAGLNGPSQPEFQSEKQHTIITTDDNLLLNSKTLTDESEKKVHEQVKIPVEKLEAVPEGIPEKIPDTFQEKITEKIPETINPTQDRYFDYPLSFYYIKSSHNTYLLGNQLIGESTIEAYQRAISNKVRCLELDLHDGYNGPVIYHGWTLTSKISAVDVLKDIAANYQKDDLPLILDLEDHLSDFQRNYLKREMLDIFKDSLYLQDSKEFKSLPSPNELRGKIIVLADKKKWGSLVNICQKDDHQHGDIFSNRNVTVVSSLSEHTFKGILKSLKVKIVDRIFGGSGNINLERFRDVTKRRLIRVYPGADRQFSGNYNPISALNAGCQLVALNVQTRDSHLAVYDSLFRENGNTGFVLKPATLLNPGVSANNKRRISIKVIKGKNLTTSKKVIETYVSLRIEGVKADEKKNRTKTAKSADGINSEWNQTLQFDVTRSELDFLVIKVKETQYMGLKNHTIGTHAIPIANLTEGLQTVPLEDKFLRNLNASIKVEISIKDLT
- the LOC124202372 gene encoding uncharacterized protein LOC124202372 — translated: MINMGCANLGINTAFFAYLLLLQLPLKCANPVRPSSPAESKNSGPPKLGPNLVLIHNFSHNETKLRQDYQNTLNGNEEDQIAIANEPVMTTSKEMPLVLQGGSFDDFVNPPPQLPAPATHQPSPSVTSSDSVVDLPLFYPPLPDRPTSYGTIRDTFNPHPERGNSNSRRQSSGSASFKPSIFGFPVISNTRENVGHQISW
- the LOC124202371 gene encoding uncharacterized protein LOC124202371, with translation MRLPNSRSYTAFLAVIVFVQLTSSLAQPIRLSRTAEVGTSGGNLLYANTQQRPMPPALVQGQDEQITTDETMTDLEDVTSSPLVPSNDKIIPAVVVTVNEDNKLVSPQVQTEVPASPSAPEVDPPLFYPPRPVEQPKYRLPAHYSPPLQSKPQPARRYNSNDRLLGEAPFKPSMLGFPPITNTRENLGLQINWAAKIGRAHRSFYDFLLA
- the LOC124202407 gene encoding uncharacterized protein LOC124202407; translated protein: MNKAVAILLFMVAVVLSGATETQQRFTHGPYHYEILDRNVPQQPIGDEIAREWNNKLIVYKYRLIRLARLGIRQYKLKTKATNTHNPEVYRQVAQQPNQYQVVLPDLPESFVIAQHYKNLPEPNGTNKETGSPSRAK
- the LOC124202406 gene encoding dopamine receptor 2-like, encoding MELVTTVVLSSNRTRWDVNNSNFITVNTTEVMAGKEDWDDGNPILALVLFSFCLATVLGNALVIAAVTRERYLHTVTNYFIMSLAVADCLVGSIVMPFSAAVEMQSDRRWLFGRDLCDVWHSFDVLVSTASILNLCVISVDRYWAITDPFSYPSRMTPKRAACFIALVWVCSILVSFPTIAWWRAVAANNNSDLMASSSTSGTNQRKHPVPEQCVYTDDIGYLVFSSTISFYGPLSVMVFTYYRIYRAAVAQSRSLRLGTKRVVTSTGEIVKRTEKGLESGLVETVEPLMLRIHRGGRAASEIRRCAAVAAILTYEISNRQHSFVVKKSTFNTTYRDDVLQIPDPSSSIKRTIGRRHSSPEAEISAPKTALSVTSSAVVASDSESGRYFPIAKLNLIRKLSKIAKERKAAKTLGIVMGVFVVCWSPFFVTTLLSAFCQSCIDDPELVGTIVNWLGWINSGMNPVIYACWSRDFRRAFTRILCGWSPQQVASSPSKNKEEHRLKQQYVKSSRQSSCNNSLVLTSSFNVQSNVINRF